The DNA sequence TGAATTTCTCTTACTCtgtgggcttgtccacactttgcGTGTTCCACACATAGAAAGCATGGGTCAAAGCAGTTTTTTCTTTGCCCTGCAGCTTTCCTCGGGGAAATACTCTTTACCATGAACAATCTGCAATATCCATGGGACAGGGAATTTTGGCAGGGCAGCAAGGAGACCTACCCTTAtcaatcatctgacatcataATGTCATCTAGAATCatggaaccatagagttggaagggacctgagggtcatctagtccaaccccctgcaacacaggaatctttgctaaagcatctatgacagatggtcgtccaaactctgcttaaaaacctccaaggaaggagacttcataacctcctgagggagagtgttacactgctgaacagctcttacctttcagaaagttcttcctaatgtttagtcagaatctcctttcttgtaacttgaagccattggtttgagtattgttttgtttgttgctgttaggcatctttgtgtttttatactgtaagctgccctgtgatccttggatgaagggcagtatagaaatttaataaataaaataaaatgattgggAGGTGGGTTGTCtctcccacctgtcaaagttagcTTGCAGGTATGGGGTCAGATAAGGAGCTGGCCCCAAAAGAGGCCAGAaagtttctccacccctgttgttgtttttttaaagttatccCTTTCACCTGAAAAAGCTTTCTGGACTGTTATCTTTAAAAGATAAAGACCTCTGTAATAAATCAAGATGCAAAGATTTGGTCATCCGTAAAAGCCACCTGGTGAAGTGGGGAGCACGGTCTCTGCCTCATGAGCCCACATGGGGAGGGGACCCACCAAAGGTCATTTgacacagccccccaccccattctgaaGAAACCACCTTCCTCTCTATATAAGGTCCAAAGTAGATGCTTTAGGGATATGATAGATTGCTCCCCTAAATCACTTTCAGGTTTTGGGTACTTTCCCCGtatataagaagctgccttacattgaACTGGACCATTAGTCAGAGTCTACATTGCTGGGCAATGGCTCTTTAAGGATCCAGACAGAAGTATCTCACAGTGCAagctggagatgctagggactggAGATTTGGAACTTTTTCATGCAACATTTGTGATATACCATCAAGCTACAGTCTTTCTctataggaagctgccctgtGGCAAGTTAGTCCATGAAGTCCAGAGCATGGACTGGCAGTGGATCGCCAAGATTTCTAACACCAGTCTCTCACAGATTTACCTGGTGctgctggggtttgaacctgggactctctgcatgcaaaactgatgGTTTTTTCCTATTGAGCTCTCTGAATGGTTCTGGTCAACCCTCTCGCCAGTGTGGATCGTCCACAAAAGCTTTACTAAACGCTGCAAAAATTGATGTCTTGAAGACCTCCTGGAATTTCTCCCCAACAAACAGGTACAGAATTGGGGTGAAACAGATATTGAAACAAACTCCAGTGGCTGTAGTATCCCATAGAACCTGTGTTGTCGCTTTGGGTACATTCTTAAACAGCTGTGACGCATGGTAGAGATGGTAGGGGAACCAGCCAATGAAGAATGATGCTACGGCAGCCACCAGGACTTTGGAAATCTTCCCTGTCCTCAGTAAGCGTTTTTTCTTCATTTCAAAACCAATCCGACAGTAGCAtgtcatgatgatgatgaatggaaGCAGGAAGGCCAGCAGAAAACGAATCAAGAAGAAAGCCAGATGAACGTGGAAATCGTCTTGATTtggggagaaaataaaataatagatgCACTTCATCTTCCCCTCCTCTTCTTGAGTCTCCAGAAAAGCCAGGTTTGGGGTGCTCAGAGCTAGGGAAGCAAGCCAGACTCCTGCAATTACCTTTTGTGCCAAAGGTATTCTGCGGTTACGCTGGGACCAGACAGGATAGCAGGTGAAGAGGTAGCGATCCAGGCTGACTGTGGTGAGTAGAAAGACCGTAGTGAACATCCccagagagaaggagaagagtaAGATCTTGCACATGATTTGGCCAAAGATCCAGTTGAAATTGAGGAGGACAAAGACAGCAAAGAAAGGCATGAGTGAGCTGGAGACTAAGTAGGTGAGGATCAGGTGGAGGAACCACATAGTATTCACAGTTCTCTTCATCTTCATCCCCAGCACCCAGAGGAAGAGCCCATTCACAGTTATCCCCACCAAGAAGGATGTGATGATAAGGATGGCAACAACCAGATTTGTGTCTGTTGGATGGTGGCTTACATCCATTTGTGTGTTGCTGGAATTCTGCAAGGTGATAGTTGTGTTATTTTTCTCCATAGTGccctggaagaagaaggaagagatttGAGATGGAGGCAGGTGAAAGTTAGAGGGAACATGGGGAGGTTAAGGGAGAGATCAGAacactggaaatgggaaaatgtgTCTATCCAGTCAGGTTTATGCACTCTGAGTAAGCAAATTTCAAAACTAAGCAACTTAGCACTCTAAGCTTCAAAGAAACAACATCAGCATCCACATACATTATATGGTTTCACTAGGACAGATATCAGGTATGGAGTTCAGACCTAATTTGTAGGTTCCCTGCTCAAACCTATTTCCCATTAACAGCTGGAAACTAAGGTTGCTGAATCTCATTCAGTTTAGAACTCTGACCCAAGTCCTCATGAAgatcctttcagatgttgctcagCTCTAGCTTCcatccatcagtctcagccagcaagaccaatgaacagagatgatgggaactacaagtcaccaacatctggagagccttgTGTTGCCAATTCCTTGTGTTCCAACACCCACCCTTTTCCATCTGAAGACTTCATCTTCCATAACTACAAAGACAATTTTAAAGATTTTAaactttccttctcttcccccacccaccctgccaccCAGTCTTCTGAGCATGTCCACTCACTTGATCTGCTCATCTAAAAAGGTTGTCCTCAGCACTTTTCACTGGGCATTTCAGCATTTAGAACTGAAGAAGTCTTTCGAGGGCATAGCATATTTATGAGaacttcaattttttaaaaggatgtggGTGGTTTCTATTTcaaatttcaggggggggggagggaaggatggTTTTAGGTCCAGATAATATCTCACCCCACTTTGAACTCTCATTATCATGCCTTTGTGACATTGACTATATTTGGAAATATACAAGCAGAGGATAATGGAGGAAAGCAAAGAGTGAAGTATCAGGCAGCAAATGTACCGCATCACTTCTCTTGCATCAGAGTTCCATGAAGCAGCTTTTCCAACACCTTCCTAGCTTCTCTGCCAATTTCTGGCTATAAAGAGGTGGTATGGAAGCCAGGAGATCAATAATGATGCCACAGAAGTGACAAGGATTCTGAAAGGTTTCCCAGCCCTTACCAacttttccttcttcattttCTGACCTACCTGATAAGAGCAGCCCATGATGATTATGAAAGGAACAAGGAAAGCCAGGAGAAACCAAATGAGAGTCAAATGAACTTGATACCTCCGGCCTTTGTCTATATATCATCCTGCTCCCAAAGAAAGCATAATTATTGACACACACAAtccttccctttccccacctCTTGTGTCTGCAGGAAACTTAAGTAAGGGGCACTCAGGGCTGGGGACACAAACTACACTTCTATGACCAGTCTCTGTGCTCGAGATATTGTGTGGTTATGCTGGAACCAGGTGGGGTGGCAGGTGAGAAAGAAGTGGTCAGGGCTGGTGATGGTGAGAAGAAAGACAGTGGTGAACATCCACAGAGAACTCAAGGAGTTGATGAGCTTGCACACAACAGTGCCAAAGACCCAGTGAAATCAAGAAAGATGTAGGCAATGTAGAAAGcattggagccaactcctaggggcaagAGGTCtttgccccccataaaatatttgaggggcctcccccccccaagttaacgggcattgccattcaaatagtgtgtgtatgTCATGTCATGTGATCGACTATGTGGGGCAGTGCTTGTCGGCATCCAGAGGGAGTTGGgtggccagctggctagcccccagctggatcacgTCCTTCCAGCCAACCTGCTGGATGATCCCCGATCTCTAGTgtgacataaatcagtgacccagACTTCCAAAGCCCGGGCACACTATATTAGCAGAGCGCCCTGTGCAACAGAAGTGGAGAGAGAGGCTTGTCtaagcatatttacaagcagatttattgtgCATAAAGCAAGACATAAAAGACAtgtcaaaagcaaaagcaaaagctatacacaatggaagttcccagcaagctgtgctggtgtgtaaacagacatgtgacacccAACAGTTCCATGTcagcaacttaaggtggaatggaatttcccaacagtgcttacctcccctccccccaatattttgttcaagttggaaCCCCTGGTAGAAAGTCATGTTCCAAGAGGAGATTAAGGGGGTGAGAATCAGGTGGAGGAACCAGAGGGTGTTCACTGTTCTCTTCATCTTCATCCCTAACATCCAGAGGAAGAGATCACTCACAGCTGTTCCCACCAGGAAGGACACTGAGCACAAGAAGGCAATTGAAAGGTTCATTTGGATTATGGCTAC is a window from the Lacerta agilis isolate rLacAgi1 chromosome 8, rLacAgi1.pri, whole genome shotgun sequence genome containing:
- the LOC117052015 gene encoding probable G-protein coupled receptor 33 yields the protein MEKNNTTITLQNSSNTQMDVSHHPTDTNLVVAILIITSFLVGITVNGLFLWVLGMKMKRTVNTMWFLHLILTYLVSSSLMPFFAVFVLLNFNWIFGQIMCKILLFSFSLGMFTTVFLLTTVSLDRYLFTCYPVWSQRNRRIPLAQKVIAGVWLASLALSTPNLAFLETQEEEGKMKCIYYFIFSPNQDDFHVHLAFFLIRFLLAFLLPFIIIMTCYCRIGFEMKKKRLLRTGKISKVLVAAVASFFIGWFPYHLYHASQLFKNVPKATTQVLWDTTATGVCFNICFTPILYLFVGEKFQEVFKTSIFAAFSKAFVDDPHWREG